The following DNA comes from Alnus glutinosa chromosome 6, dhAlnGlut1.1, whole genome shotgun sequence.
AGCATACACCCCCATCAATAATATCTGATCCTGATTTAAGGCTTTTTTGACACAACGTGTTTGTCTGCATTTTCTGAGCTTTAAGTCCTTCAATCAGTGATGCAGGTTCTGTATTCTCCTCCACGGGCGGTTTATTAGAGGTAAAAGGAGTCATGGTAAATGAGTCCTCCATTACATCAGAAATCTCTACATATTGAGTGGTTGTGATTAGTTCATCTGCACTGAAACCAAAGGATGCTCTGTAAGCTTCTATTTCTTCCACATCTTGCTTGGGACTCTTATTCTGCCTGTTCTGATATCCATTTCCACCAGAAGAGTAAACATCCGAATCCTTGGACACACTTAACCTCCCGCCAGTATGAGGAAATGGTGGATTATGATCCAGATAGAATTGAGCAAAAGTAGCAGGGCAGAAGAAATTAGAATCTTGAGATGCCATGGAGGCACCGGTTGCATCAAGCCCAAATAGCCTGCCAGAACCACTCCTTGGATACTTGCCATTTTGATGAGATATTGATGGATCCCATTGTGAGGTAAATTCGCGATCGGGAAAAGATGATGATAAGCAGTCAGCTGAGGTCCTTGAAATTGGTGATCTGAGACTACTAGCTGGACTTCCAGGATAAAGTGAATATGTAGCATGAAGATCATTTGCAGCAATGTAATTGGTCTTGTCGGTACTTTTGAGATCCACTGAAGATGAGAGGAACTGAGCAAAAGGCACATCTGGGGACGAGGGAGTAGTAAGGTGAGCCAACTCTGGTGGGGGAGTGAGGGGAGCAGTTGATGGCTCAGTTGTAAAGGTTGAAAAAACAGGAGGAGAAACGAGTTGTTGTAATTCATTGGCATATGGCCCAGTGGCAAACATAGTGGACGAAGGACCTCCAGGTGAGTTTGCAGATAGTGACAAGAAACAGCTAGGTGACTGAGCTGTTGAAGGGAGTGCAGAATTTGTAAAGGATGCAGGTGACGAAGGTGGAGCAAGAAGAGATGGAGCTATTCCAGTAGCTTGATTGGTCAACCCAACTGCTTGAGGACCGTTCGTCTGGACCGCTCCTACATTTCCCTCAGGAATCCTAGATGCAGGAACAATTCGCTTTCCTCCTTTCTGTGTCCCAAAACAAGATAATGCACCCAAACAGCCTCCCCATCTCTTTCGCTGTCAATTACATACAGTTAAGCATTATATCAAAATCTATTTAGCATTCCTATTGGCAAAGCCTAGTGTATTAATTTGTGAATCTGCATGAATTTAGCTTACACAAGAAAGATATTCATACCATTTTTccagcaaaataaataaataaatagtttttatatTGGCATAAATGTCTGCTAAAACGCCAAAATGTCATCAAGCCAACAGGGAAATTGATGCCACAATTAGCAGTTTAAAAAACGAACCCAATTAACAAAggcagaagaagaaaaggatatCTAAAACAATACCATAGTTGTTAATGGGTAATTCTTTCAGCTGTATTAGTTCCTTTTGAAGATGCAAGGTTCTGAGTATAATTTGTAGATCGAACTCGAAGAAAgcttaaaataatattgaagtcgacaactaattaaatttgtaaataaacATAACAAATTGAGTAGGATTGGCTTGATCTTCACTCTTTGAGCACGATTGTGGGCCCAAGAAGAGTGTGCATCAGATCTGATGGCCACTCTGAAAAACCAAACGAAAATGAGAAATGTAAAAACCCAAACACAATTCCAAGCAACCCAGATCTGACGCCAAATCCAACCCCCCAAAGGATCCGACActagcaaaagaaagaaaaaagaagcaaaatcaaagagaaatgaAGAGAGAGGCGTTACCCGTTCCTGCTGAGGGAATCTGTTCTGCTCGGAAcccatatattattattattattactattattattattattatatatataaatatatatatacagcagTGAGCCAGTGAGTGAGTGagtaatcttcttcttcttcttcttcttcttcttcttcttcttcttctcttaaaTAGTTAATAGTGGTTTGATTGTTAGTTTAGTTCGGGTCCAGTAACCAACACCCAAAAACCATTCTCACATTCCTTAACCAGAAGCTGACACCATTTAGATTTTGCTctcaagaaagagaaagagaaagaaaagagggagagaaagacggatcaaaatatatttatatagattAAATGATAGTACCagtaacaaaaagaaaaagaaaaagagtgtaaataaaaaatatttaatactcCTAATTACAGGACAAGGAAAGACAAAAGCGAAAAAGATTCAAGTGATGGAGATGGGAGAGAGGCGAAAAAGAAAATGACCCCAGCGTGTTGTGTGCGAgtgttggagagagagagagagagactggcaattttcttttttattttcttaaaatttttacatttatctcaataataattttgttatatatgtttCGATTTTGACGGTGtgggaaaaaactaaaaagtatGAGCATTGAGCAGCAAGAAGAGAAAATAGGAAAGAGAAGAGATGGCATTACATTAAAGTTAGAGCTTTTAAGGAGGTGGTGGTGGGCTGGTCCTGGTCGGGTAAGGCCTTGAGTGGGACCGACCGGATGATAGCTGAAAGATGGAAAGCCGATGATGCTCCTTTTAACAGTTTTTTCCTGCCCGATTCACATTTCACTTACCCTTAATTATTCACACACCCTATCCCTACTCCGTACTAATGCTTACTTATTATACTGAAAATGAATTAGAAGGGATGAACATGTCCGAATTTTACGTAAATTCGGACAGCTTATGAACTGATAAAGAGTTCAACTCAGCCCGTTACTTTACACACAGCTAGCCCATTTAAAAGACCCTGGATTTATTTTATCAGGCTCAGGCTGTGCtgcccccacccccccccccctctgcGCAACTTTGTTTTCATGGCGGTATATATGGTATTAgtgagcttgtttggcaaagaacagaACATAACatagtagtgggttgttagttttgaaattagtaaaaagtaatgatgtgatataaaataaaaagaatttgtataaaaaagtgaaaaaaaaaaaaaaaaaaaaaaaaatttgtattgtagtgaatttttttatttgaatagtaataaaaaattattgatgtgatataaaaagtgagaatattttgatgttgattgttattaaaaaatgtaaaaataatataaaaaattatgaatagtGCCAaccactattatgtaatgttccGTAGGTTATCAAACAAGCTCAGTATCCCTTTTTTGCTTGAAGAAGACTGAAGACTgggctctctctctttctctcttgaaATTCACATGCATCGCATCTTATTATGTCAATCTAAGCCTCTATCAATTATCAATAAAATGGTTAAGCATAATAGCTCTCTTGACAAGTTTCAAGTAAAATTCAAGCTTATAAAACAATGATTTGAAACAATCTTTCGGTGCAGATAGCCAATTGGGTTCTCCAATAACCAATATGCCACAAATACAATGAATCTCGTCATTCTGAATACACTTCACGCAAAACACCCAAGACTAAAATTTACTT
Coding sequences within:
- the LOC133871959 gene encoding uncharacterized protein At1g76660 isoform X2; the encoded protein is MRKRWGGCLGALSCFGTQKGGKRIVPASRIPEGNVGAVQTNGPQAVGLTNQATGIAPSLLAPPSSPASFTNSALPSTAQSPSCFLSLSANSPGGPSSTMFATGPYANELQQLVSPPVFSTFTTEPSTAPLTPPPELAHLTTPSSPDVPFAQFLSSSVDLKSTDKTNYIAANDLHATYSLYPGSPASSLRSPISRTSADCLSSSFPDREFTSQWDPSISHQNGKYPRSGSGRLFGLDATGASMASQDSNFFCPATFAQFYLDHNPPFPHTGGRLSVSKDSDVYSSGGNGYQNRQNKSPKQDVEEIEAYRASFGFSADELITTTQYVEISDVMEDSFTMTPFTSNKPPVEENTEPASLIEGLKAQKMQTNTLCQKSLKSGSDIIDGGVCCGVPTLCNGHEDNKSWRQPGNVSGSSTPVSDILTDEEDVFSKMELSKSSRKYQLGLSSSDAEIDYRRGRSLREGRGGFAWHH
- the LOC133871959 gene encoding uncharacterized protein At1g76660 isoform X1 codes for the protein MGSEQNRFPQQERRKRWGGCLGALSCFGTQKGGKRIVPASRIPEGNVGAVQTNGPQAVGLTNQATGIAPSLLAPPSSPASFTNSALPSTAQSPSCFLSLSANSPGGPSSTMFATGPYANELQQLVSPPVFSTFTTEPSTAPLTPPPELAHLTTPSSPDVPFAQFLSSSVDLKSTDKTNYIAANDLHATYSLYPGSPASSLRSPISRTSADCLSSSFPDREFTSQWDPSISHQNGKYPRSGSGRLFGLDATGASMASQDSNFFCPATFAQFYLDHNPPFPHTGGRLSVSKDSDVYSSGGNGYQNRQNKSPKQDVEEIEAYRASFGFSADELITTTQYVEISDVMEDSFTMTPFTSNKPPVEENTEPASLIEGLKAQKMQTNTLCQKSLKSGSDIIDGGVCCGVPTLCNGHEDNKSWRQPGNVSGSSTPVSDILTDEEDVFSKMELSKSSRKYQLGLSSSDAEIDYRRGRSLREGRGGFAWHH